From a region of the Rhodococcus sp. 4CII genome:
- a CDS encoding SLC13 family permease — MVYFVSIAALIALFAIGTMTPINMGVLAFAAAFVIGGWLSGLSMDDIFGFFPGSIFTIIVGITLLFGIARVNGTVDLIVSGALKLVRGKRWAIVWLMFFLGAGLMTMGSVLAVGMLAPIAMPIAKRYKIDPLLMGMMISHGVLGAAFSPITVYGAFTNGWLQSAGLPTNPLALYLIPLGLSFVLALGLFLVRGRDLLRADDQVIDVDDLSGPDQPSVAGGSAPQPRGGDLIHSGASAGQHAASARPGAGPMVLTTGSPQPTNDVDRLEEVEATGFTPIRVATLLGMVALLIGSAVFQIDVGVCSMVIAAILLVLAPNKHKPAVNNVTWSAVLLVCGMLTYMSVLKANGTLEFLGDAAASLGSPLLTALILCYAVAAVSAVGSSIGTLGIVLPLAAPLLMMGEVGLIGFVAAVSFSAVIVDVSPLSSNGVMVLANAQVPDRDKFQRALFKYTGYIVLVAPILAWLLVVLPTSM; from the coding sequence ATGGTCTACTTCGTCTCGATCGCGGCGCTGATAGCGCTGTTCGCGATCGGCACCATGACACCCATCAACATGGGTGTGCTGGCGTTCGCCGCCGCCTTCGTCATCGGTGGCTGGCTGTCCGGATTGTCCATGGACGACATCTTCGGGTTCTTCCCCGGCAGCATCTTCACCATCATCGTCGGAATCACCCTGTTGTTCGGCATCGCCCGGGTCAACGGCACCGTCGATCTGATCGTCTCCGGGGCCCTCAAACTCGTCCGGGGCAAACGCTGGGCCATCGTCTGGCTGATGTTCTTCCTCGGTGCCGGCCTGATGACCATGGGCTCGGTGCTCGCCGTCGGCATGCTCGCCCCCATTGCCATGCCGATCGCCAAACGCTACAAGATCGATCCGCTGCTGATGGGCATGATGATCAGTCACGGCGTACTCGGTGCCGCCTTCTCCCCGATCACGGTGTACGGGGCATTCACCAACGGCTGGCTCCAGTCCGCGGGCCTACCGACCAACCCCCTTGCCCTGTACCTGATTCCGCTCGGTCTCAGCTTCGTGCTCGCCCTCGGCCTCTTCCTCGTCCGTGGCCGCGACCTGCTCCGCGCGGACGACCAGGTCATCGACGTCGACGACCTCAGCGGCCCCGACCAGCCCTCTGTGGCCGGCGGCTCCGCGCCGCAGCCCCGCGGCGGCGACCTCATTCACTCCGGCGCGAGCGCCGGCCAGCACGCTGCCTCCGCACGGCCCGGCGCCGGCCCGATGGTTCTGACCACCGGGTCGCCGCAGCCGACCAACGACGTCGATCGGCTCGAAGAAGTCGAAGCCACCGGATTCACCCCGATTCGCGTCGCCACCCTGCTCGGCATGGTTGCCCTGCTCATCGGATCGGCGGTGTTCCAGATCGACGTCGGCGTGTGTTCGATGGTCATCGCGGCCATCCTCCTCGTACTCGCCCCCAACAAGCACAAGCCCGCCGTCAACAATGTCACCTGGTCCGCCGTCCTCCTCGTCTGCGGAATGCTTACCTATATGAGCGTGCTCAAGGCGAACGGCACCCTCGAATTCCTCGGTGACGCCGCCGCGTCACTGGGATCCCCGCTACTGACCGCGCTGATTCTCTGCTACGCCGTCGCCGCCGTGTCCGCGGTCGGCTCGTCCATCGGCACCCTCGGCATCGTCCTCCCGCTCGCCGCACCGCTGCTGATGATGGGAGAGGTCGGCCTCATCGGATTCGTTGCCGCCGTATCGTTCTCCGCCGTCATCGTCGACGTCAGCCCCTTGTCGAGCAACGGTGTCATGGTCCTGGCCAACGCCCAAGTCCCCGACCGGGACAAGTTCCAACGCGCGCTCTTCAAATACACCGGCTACATCGTGCTCGTCGCGCCGATCCTTGCGTGGCTCCTCGTGGTACTCCCCACCTCCATGTAG
- a CDS encoding dihydrofolate reductase family protein gives MRKLTFGMNLSLDGYIAAPGDDLGWSVPSAELFQWWSDRVGATGTALYGRKLWETMSSHWPTADQQPGATPADIEFARRWRDMPKVVFSSTSRTVDWNTRLVTGDAITEITRLKAEDGGPMDIGGATLAAGAMRAGLIDEYVLVTHPVLVGGGTPFFAPLDNWVNLTLAETRTFPDGVVLTRYETRR, from the coding sequence ATGCGAAAACTGACCTTCGGCATGAACCTGAGCCTGGACGGCTACATCGCCGCGCCCGGCGACGACCTCGGCTGGAGTGTGCCGAGCGCCGAGCTGTTCCAGTGGTGGTCCGACCGGGTGGGGGCGACCGGCACGGCGCTGTACGGGCGCAAGCTGTGGGAGACGATGAGCTCCCACTGGCCGACCGCCGACCAGCAGCCGGGTGCCACACCGGCGGACATCGAGTTCGCCCGCCGCTGGCGGGACATGCCGAAGGTGGTGTTCTCCTCGACGAGCCGCACGGTCGACTGGAACACCCGCCTGGTCACCGGCGACGCGATCACCGAGATCACCCGGCTCAAGGCCGAGGACGGCGGCCCCATGGATATCGGCGGCGCCACACTCGCCGCAGGGGCTATGCGGGCCGGGCTGATCGACGAGTACGTGCTGGTCACCCATCCGGTCCTGGTAGGCGGCGGCACGCCGTTCTTTGCGCCCCTGGACAACTGGGTGAACCTGACCCTGGCGGAGACCCGGACGTTCCCCGACGGCGTGGTCCTGACCAGGTACGAGACCAGGCGCTGA
- a CDS encoding MerR family transcriptional regulator produces MQQDSRDRGPAAKFDDEDYPAYSMGHAAEILGVTQAFLRSLDAAKLLTPGRSEGGHRRYSRYQLRLAARARELIDQGTALDSACRIIILEDQLAEARRINTELQHTHRPPADEAGPALD; encoded by the coding sequence ATTCAGCAAGATTCGCGCGACCGCGGCCCGGCCGCAAAGTTCGACGACGAGGACTACCCGGCCTACAGCATGGGCCACGCCGCCGAGATCCTCGGCGTGACACAAGCATTCCTTCGCAGCCTCGACGCCGCGAAGCTTCTCACCCCCGGGCGTTCCGAGGGCGGGCATCGCCGCTACTCCCGATACCAACTCCGTCTCGCCGCCCGCGCCCGTGAGCTGATCGATCAGGGCACCGCACTCGATTCCGCTTGCCGCATCATCATCCTCGAAGACCAACTCGCCGAGGCTCGCCGCATCAACACCGAACTCCAGCACACCCACCGCCCCCCAGCGGACGAGGCCGGACCCGCACTCGACTGA
- a CDS encoding YciI family protein: protein MKYMLIMRATDETFAAFQDVDFNEIMDAMGKFNDEMIRAGVLLAAEGLDPDPESGVVVDYSSETPVVTDGPYGETKELFGGFWMLNVASREEAVEWAKRAPMAGPGAKAEIRRVTTIDEFPQDNVWIQKERAWREETGQL from the coding sequence ATGAAGTACATGCTGATCATGCGCGCCACTGACGAGACGTTCGCGGCGTTCCAGGACGTCGATTTCAACGAGATCATGGACGCGATGGGCAAGTTCAACGACGAGATGATCCGCGCCGGTGTGCTGCTCGCTGCCGAGGGTCTGGACCCCGACCCCGAGTCGGGTGTGGTGGTCGACTACTCCTCCGAAACTCCTGTGGTGACCGACGGTCCCTACGGCGAGACGAAGGAGTTGTTCGGCGGCTTCTGGATGCTCAACGTCGCGTCGCGGGAGGAGGCCGTCGAGTGGGCCAAGCGGGCGCCGATGGCCGGTCCCGGTGCCAAGGCGGAGATCCGCCGGGTCACCACGATCGACGAATTTCCGCAGGACAACGTGTGGATCCAGAAGGAGCGGGCGTGGCGCGAAGAGACCGGTCAACTCTGA
- a CDS encoding RNA polymerase sigma factor, which translates to MARRDRSTLSGSTGDGHTGREAVAAVWRIESARIVGALARYTGDFALAEDLAQEALAEALVSWPRDGIPHNPAGWLLTVGRRRAIDAFRRRSALDERYQALAHDLGEGGAASGSAPADAARDAGEVLWDPDQIDDDMLALMFISCHPVLSREARVALTLRVVGGLTSDEIAKVFLVPTATVQARITRAKKTLGAARVPFEVPPAGERSERLGSVLSVIYLIFTEGSSASSGDDLIRLDLASEAQRLARVLSRLMPDEPEVHGLLALLELTAARFPARTGPDGEPVLLEDQDRRRWDQAAIRRGRAALARAEEVGRGLGAYGLQAAIAECHAVAPSVDATDWGRIVLVYEALGRLAPSPVVDLNRAVAVSMAQGPAAALPIVDELVVAGELANSHLLPSVRGELLIRLGRTDEARTELEAAVRLCGNERERTVLERKLAGLP; encoded by the coding sequence GTGGCGCGAAGAGACCGGTCAACTCTGAGTGGGTCGACGGGCGACGGCCACACCGGGCGTGAGGCCGTCGCCGCGGTGTGGCGGATCGAGTCGGCCCGGATCGTCGGAGCGCTCGCCCGGTACACCGGCGACTTCGCGCTGGCCGAGGACCTCGCCCAGGAGGCGCTGGCCGAGGCGCTCGTGAGCTGGCCCCGCGACGGCATCCCCCACAACCCCGCGGGATGGTTGCTCACCGTCGGCCGACGCCGCGCGATCGACGCGTTCCGACGGCGCTCCGCCCTCGACGAGCGGTACCAGGCCCTGGCCCACGACCTGGGCGAGGGCGGTGCCGCGTCGGGAAGCGCGCCCGCCGACGCGGCCAGGGACGCCGGCGAGGTGTTGTGGGATCCGGATCAGATCGACGACGACATGCTCGCGCTGATGTTCATCTCCTGCCACCCCGTGTTGTCACGGGAAGCGCGGGTGGCACTCACCCTGCGGGTGGTCGGCGGTCTGACCAGCGACGAGATCGCGAAGGTGTTCCTCGTTCCGACTGCGACCGTGCAGGCGCGCATCACCCGGGCGAAGAAGACGCTCGGGGCGGCCCGGGTGCCGTTCGAGGTGCCGCCGGCCGGGGAGCGGTCCGAACGTCTCGGCTCGGTGCTCAGCGTGATCTATCTGATTTTCACCGAAGGGTCGTCGGCCAGTTCCGGGGATGATCTGATCCGCCTCGACCTCGCGAGTGAGGCGCAGCGCCTCGCGCGGGTGCTGAGCCGGCTGATGCCCGATGAACCGGAGGTCCACGGACTGCTGGCGCTGCTCGAGTTGACCGCGGCGCGCTTTCCGGCGCGCACCGGGCCGGACGGGGAGCCGGTGCTGCTCGAGGACCAGGACCGCCGTCGCTGGGATCAGGCCGCGATCCGCCGGGGACGCGCCGCGCTCGCCCGGGCCGAAGAGGTCGGCCGGGGCCTCGGGGCCTACGGACTGCAGGCGGCAATCGCCGAATGCCATGCCGTCGCCCCGTCGGTCGACGCGACCGACTGGGGGCGGATCGTCCTCGTCTACGAGGCACTCGGCCGGCTGGCGCCCTCCCCGGTGGTCGACCTCAATCGGGCCGTGGCGGTGTCCATGGCTCAGGGACCGGCCGCAGCACTGCCCATCGTGGACGAATTGGTGGTCGCCGGTGAGCTGGCGAACTCGCATCTGCTGCCGAGCGTGCGCGGGGAACTGCTCATCCGACTGGGCCGCACCGACGAGGCGCGCACCGAACTCGAGGCCGCCGTGCGGCTGTGCGGCAACGAACGCGAGCGGACGGTGCTCGAACGTAAACTCGCCGGCCTCCCCTGA
- a CDS encoding hemerythrin domain-containing protein produces the protein MPDIIELIFEDHVWFRQQFARLDELKAGRRLDVAAVEAVWSSLAKRLDLHASAEEEIFYPQLLRVGDDDAEAETLDAIGDHNDIRDGVSDAAEFPVASEKWWAAVARTRVANGEHMAEEEREGLADFRTAPKDLRVSLGRSFTEFFVVHPSTSGVDTSDKDPEKYVRDVEQEWDEDEGSADSGSLHIGSLKGQVQ, from the coding sequence ATGCCTGACATCATCGAATTGATTTTCGAAGATCACGTGTGGTTCCGTCAGCAGTTTGCCAGGCTCGATGAACTGAAAGCCGGCCGCAGGCTCGACGTCGCCGCAGTCGAGGCGGTGTGGTCGTCGTTGGCGAAGCGCCTGGATCTTCACGCCTCGGCGGAGGAGGAGATCTTCTATCCGCAACTCCTCCGCGTCGGCGACGACGACGCCGAAGCGGAGACCCTCGATGCGATCGGCGATCACAACGACATCCGCGACGGGGTCAGTGACGCCGCCGAGTTTCCCGTCGCGTCCGAGAAGTGGTGGGCTGCGGTCGCCCGCACCCGAGTGGCCAACGGCGAGCACATGGCCGAGGAGGAACGCGAGGGTTTGGCCGACTTCCGAACGGCTCCGAAGGACCTTCGGGTGTCGCTCGGTCGGAGCTTCACCGAGTTCTTCGTCGTGCACCCGTCCACGTCGGGTGTCGACACCTCGGACAAGGATCCCGAGAAGTACGTCCGGGACGTCGAACAGGAGTGGGACGAGGACGAGGGCAGCGCAGACTCGGGTTCACTCCACATCGGCAGCCTGAAGGGGCAAGTGCAATGA
- a CDS encoding RNA polymerase sigma factor, whose amino-acid sequence MTETDTSHEERLVDSLRSRDEAAFAELVDRHTPMMLRVARGYVASNEVAEDVVQETWIAVLEGIDRFEGRSTLRTWLFRILVNIAKKRGLRDRHDSDATLAAFTGGATVDPARFRPTTDPEDPHHWANPPASWPRTPEGSILGAEVFDVTNRELEHLPDRQRAVVVLRDVLGYDAEEVSSMLSITPANQRVLLHRGRSHVRQVLEDYLGTGA is encoded by the coding sequence ATGACGGAGACCGACACCTCGCACGAGGAACGCCTCGTCGACTCGTTGCGTTCGCGGGACGAGGCGGCGTTCGCCGAACTGGTCGACCGGCACACGCCGATGATGCTGCGCGTGGCGCGCGGATACGTGGCCAGCAACGAGGTCGCGGAGGACGTCGTCCAGGAAACGTGGATCGCCGTGCTCGAGGGCATCGACCGATTCGAAGGACGCTCGACACTGCGGACCTGGCTGTTCCGGATCCTCGTCAACATCGCCAAGAAGCGGGGTCTGCGGGACCGGCACGATTCCGACGCCACCCTCGCCGCCTTCACGGGCGGCGCCACCGTCGACCCGGCCCGATTCCGGCCGACCACCGATCCCGAGGATCCACACCATTGGGCGAACCCGCCGGCCAGTTGGCCGCGGACCCCGGAGGGCTCGATCCTCGGGGCGGAGGTCTTCGACGTCACGAACAGGGAACTCGAGCACCTCCCCGACCGGCAGCGGGCCGTCGTCGTGCTGCGCGACGTCCTCGGCTACGACGCCGAGGAGGTGTCCTCGATGCTCTCTATCACGCCGGCGAACCAGCGGGTGCTGCTGCACCGGGGTCGCTCACACGTGCGCCAGGTCCTCGAGGATTATCTTGGAACGGGAGCGTGA
- a CDS encoding anti-sigma factor, giving the protein MDCQELVELVTAYLEDDLDPDARARFETHLNICTGCANYLDQMRQTVDTLGALPAEELDPALRDRLLAAFREWR; this is encoded by the coding sequence ATGGACTGCCAGGAACTCGTCGAACTCGTCACGGCGTACCTCGAGGACGACCTCGACCCGGACGCCCGGGCCCGATTCGAAACGCACCTGAACATCTGCACAGGATGCGCCAACTACCTCGACCAGATGCGGCAGACGGTGGACACCCTGGGTGCGCTGCCCGCGGAGGAACTCGATCCGGCACTGCGGGACCGCCTGCTCGCCGCGTTCCGTGAGTGGCGCTGA
- a CDS encoding DUF1931 family protein has product METAGSVTVMTFDQFQDIFRVVAGVGVGRDDFRPFDDIVTGKLYDLLLVAQQSAAAQHRSVIDVTDLPITKGVQENIGLFHELGPRLRVEPVLARLATYPPFDRALAPETEMRLPEITGGLTATLALTFRTVYPDVRFLRSHGRHWSTISAIADLYL; this is encoded by the coding sequence GTGGAGACTGCGGGATCCGTGACGGTGATGACGTTCGACCAGTTCCAGGACATCTTCCGGGTGGTCGCCGGTGTGGGTGTCGGCCGCGACGATTTTCGTCCCTTCGACGACATCGTCACCGGCAAACTCTACGACCTGCTCCTCGTCGCGCAGCAGAGCGCAGCGGCCCAGCACCGGTCCGTCATCGACGTCACCGACCTGCCGATCACGAAGGGGGTGCAGGAGAACATCGGGTTGTTTCACGAACTGGGTCCCCGATTGCGCGTCGAACCCGTCCTGGCGCGGCTGGCAACCTATCCACCTTTCGACCGGGCCCTGGCTCCCGAAACCGAAATGCGACTCCCCGAGATCACCGGCGGGCTGACTGCAACGCTCGCACTGACCTTCCGCACCGTGTATCCCGACGTGCGGTTTCTACGGTCCCACGGCCGACACTGGTCGACGATCAGCGCGATCGCCGACCTGTACCTCTGA
- a CDS encoding TetR/AcrR family transcriptional regulator: protein MAGRRGWGGSPPASDEEASRRIVAAAVELIGRKGTAISIADVAESLGVIRQTVYRYFPSTDSLLRAAAIAAVDGFLDRLTRHLAGIEDPADAVVEAVIYTLHEAPRIPQLGIMLSGSHSHAEGITSDEALFFGMAMIRRFDVDWEQHGYGELDLRELVEYQLRTMQSFFISPGNPPRSQDELRAYLRRWVGTTVAVPRD, encoded by the coding sequence GTGGCAGGCAGGCGGGGGTGGGGCGGCAGCCCGCCTGCGAGTGACGAGGAAGCGTCCCGGCGCATCGTTGCCGCCGCCGTCGAACTGATCGGCCGGAAAGGCACGGCGATCAGCATCGCCGACGTCGCGGAATCGCTCGGCGTCATCCGTCAGACGGTGTACCGGTACTTTCCCAGCACCGATTCGCTCTTGCGCGCCGCCGCCATCGCCGCCGTCGACGGGTTCCTCGACCGCCTGACCCGGCACCTGGCCGGCATCGAGGATCCGGCCGACGCGGTCGTCGAGGCCGTGATCTACACGCTCCACGAAGCGCCCCGCATTCCGCAGCTCGGCATCATGCTGTCCGGTTCCCATTCCCATGCCGAGGGGATCACGTCCGACGAAGCCCTCTTCTTCGGAATGGCGATGATCAGACGCTTCGACGTCGACTGGGAACAGCACGGCTACGGTGAGCTGGACCTGCGTGAGCTCGTCGAATACCAGCTGCGGACGATGCAGTCGTTCTTCATCTCGCCGGGAAACCCGCCGCGAAGCCAGGACGAACTGCGTGCATACCTGCGGCGGTGGGTGGGAACGACCGTCGCCGTCCCGCGCGATTGA
- a CDS encoding metal-dependent hydrolase has product MTDLHPRKMDFAFDEQDVPFLWNPDNPAWSSMSNAISFLAVGFEKMIVKAIMQAKPLMSDPEVADEAVAFMRQEGHHSTAHRQHVKALIKRYPGLQNTLDAVIGEYDLLTEATSLNYRLAYTADLEATFTPVFKLMLDHDATLFRPGDDRVASLFIWHFVEEVEHRSSALIIFNSLVGEELYRMRMAPSIFAHVMKVMRIASAGFNQHVPIRERKVDAMSMFATHRTKQKLLTSFAPYLSKGAMPRAFDGLPLGEQLTALAGIVRSQLPKHDPTHEKLPALADEWFRRYAAGYDCTRWYTAESRDRQVESVPAVAN; this is encoded by the coding sequence ATGACCGACCTGCACCCCAGAAAGATGGACTTCGCGTTCGACGAACAGGACGTCCCGTTCCTCTGGAACCCGGACAACCCGGCCTGGTCGAGCATGTCCAACGCGATCTCGTTTCTGGCCGTCGGCTTCGAGAAGATGATCGTGAAGGCGATCATGCAGGCCAAGCCGCTGATGTCCGATCCGGAGGTCGCGGACGAGGCCGTGGCGTTCATGCGGCAGGAGGGGCACCACTCGACCGCGCACCGCCAGCACGTCAAGGCCCTGATCAAGCGATACCCGGGACTGCAGAACACTCTCGACGCGGTGATCGGCGAGTACGACCTCCTCACCGAGGCGACGAGCCTGAACTACCGACTCGCCTACACGGCGGATCTGGAGGCCACCTTCACCCCCGTGTTCAAGCTGATGCTCGACCACGACGCGACCCTCTTCCGGCCGGGTGACGACCGGGTCGCATCCCTGTTCATCTGGCACTTCGTCGAGGAGGTCGAGCACCGGAGCTCGGCGCTGATCATCTTCAATTCCCTTGTCGGAGAGGAGCTGTATCGGATGAGGATGGCTCCGTCGATCTTCGCCCACGTGATGAAGGTGATGCGGATCGCGAGCGCCGGTTTCAACCAGCACGTCCCGATCCGGGAACGGAAGGTCGACGCGATGTCGATGTTCGCCACACACCGCACCAAGCAGAAGCTGCTGACGTCATTCGCTCCGTACCTGAGCAAAGGTGCCATGCCGCGCGCGTTCGACGGCCTCCCGCTCGGTGAACAGCTCACCGCCCTCGCCGGGATCGTCCGCAGTCAGCTGCCGAAGCACGACCCCACCCACGAGAAGCTGCCCGCGCTCGCCGACGAGTGGTTCCGCCGATACGCCGCGGGCTACGACTGCACCCGCTGGTACACCGCCGAGTCGCGCGACCGGCAGGTCGAATCCGTACCGGCGGTGGCCAACTGA
- a CDS encoding carboxymuconolactone decarboxylase family protein, which yields MSRVGSYSDDDVAGWLSISPELGGALGGFTDAVYNRNRLPLRVREIARTAVAEANECAVCLGTRDRSAAEVGIDEHFYDHVLEWESWPGYSAEERTAAEFAYRFATDHTALRDDEDFWARCHEHFSDEILTDLALSCALWLGTGRVLRVLDIGQTCKLTL from the coding sequence ATGAGTCGAGTAGGTAGCTACAGTGACGATGACGTGGCAGGTTGGCTGTCGATCTCGCCGGAGCTGGGTGGTGCGCTCGGCGGTTTCACGGACGCCGTGTACAACCGGAACCGGTTACCGTTGCGGGTCCGGGAGATCGCCCGGACGGCGGTCGCCGAGGCCAACGAGTGCGCCGTGTGCCTCGGCACCCGCGACCGCAGTGCCGCCGAGGTGGGCATCGACGAGCACTTCTACGATCACGTCCTCGAGTGGGAGTCGTGGCCCGGATACAGCGCCGAGGAGCGGACGGCAGCGGAATTCGCCTACCGGTTCGCCACCGACCACACGGCGCTGCGCGACGACGAAGACTTCTGGGCGCGGTGCCACGAGCACTTCTCCGACGAGATCCTGACCGACCTGGCGCTGTCGTGCGCGTTGTGGTTGGGAACCGGTCGGGTGCTGCGGGTGCTCGACATCGGCCAGACGTGCAAGCTGACGCTCTAG
- a CDS encoding three-helix bundle dimerization domain-containing protein, whose product MKRTVHTRGTRRLAVSLVYPSAVCVPDAVPHQTVEQIVHQAHTEFAAGTVRDFVPLLVERAAQRKIAALAGS is encoded by the coding sequence GTGAAGCGCACAGTTCATACCCGGGGCACTCGCCGTCTCGCCGTTTCGCTCGTGTACCCCTCGGCCGTGTGCGTCCCCGACGCCGTCCCGCACCAGACGGTCGAGCAGATCGTGCATCAGGCGCACACGGAATTCGCCGCGGGAACGGTGCGCGACTTCGTGCCGCTGCTGGTCGAACGGGCCGCCCAGCGGAAGATCGCGGCCCTCGCCGGTTCCTGA
- a CDS encoding LysR substrate-binding domain-containing protein: MFSLARLSCFIAVAEELHFGRAAERLHMTQPPLSRQIQQLESELGVQLIDRTSRSVTLTAAGAAFLPDARRILSLSESAALTVRRVPAGDLGTVVVGFTGASAHAVLPRLLGAARERLPDVKIVLREMVTSVQIESLISGELDLGLIRPILTRPGIDTRPIHHERLVAALPAGHPLADAEELAVEDFDDQPVVMYSPVDARYFHELLISTFTIVGASPRYVQYVTQVHTMLVLVRSGLGMALVPESAQTMHPEGVVFRPVSAVRDRPVQMNAAWRSDNRNPALRRLMEDVLPPREWE, translated from the coding sequence ATGTTCTCCCTCGCACGGCTGTCGTGCTTCATCGCCGTAGCGGAGGAGTTGCATTTCGGTCGCGCCGCGGAGCGCCTGCACATGACGCAGCCGCCGTTGAGCCGTCAGATCCAGCAGCTCGAAAGCGAACTCGGCGTGCAGTTGATCGACCGCACCAGCCGCTCCGTCACCCTCACCGCCGCCGGTGCCGCGTTCCTGCCCGATGCCCGGCGGATCCTGAGCCTGTCGGAGAGCGCCGCCCTCACCGTACGACGGGTGCCCGCCGGCGATCTCGGCACCGTCGTCGTCGGATTCACCGGCGCCTCGGCGCACGCGGTGTTGCCGCGGTTGCTCGGTGCCGCCCGCGAGCGGCTGCCCGACGTGAAGATCGTTCTGCGAGAAATGGTCACGTCCGTGCAGATCGAATCGCTGATCAGCGGTGAACTCGATCTCGGGCTGATCCGCCCGATTCTCACCCGGCCCGGCATCGACACGCGGCCGATCCACCACGAACGTCTCGTCGCTGCACTGCCGGCCGGTCACCCGCTCGCGGATGCGGAGGAATTGGCGGTCGAGGATTTCGACGACCAACCCGTCGTGATGTATTCACCCGTCGACGCGCGGTACTTCCACGAACTGCTCATCAGCACGTTCACGATCGTCGGGGCGTCCCCGCGTTACGTCCAGTACGTCACCCAGGTGCACACCATGCTGGTGCTGGTCCGCTCGGGACTCGGCATGGCCCTCGTCCCCGAATCCGCGCAGACGATGCACCCGGAGGGGGTCGTGTTCCGGCCCGTCTCCGCCGTCCGCGACCGGCCGGTGCAGATGAACGCCGCCTGGCGCTCGGACAATCGGAACCCCGCACTGCGCAGGCTGATGGAGGACGTCCTGCCGCCGCGTGAATGGGAATAA